The Paenibacillus sp. 481 DNA window CCGAAGCGGGAGATGGCGGCACCGCCGATTTTGGAAGGGGATTTACCGAGTCCATTGGATGACTTGCCAGGGTGCAAGTTTGCGTCACGTTGTCCGTATGCGATAGCACGCTGCCGTAGTGAGGAACCGCAATGGCGCGAAATTGCGCCCCAGCATTTTGCTGCATGTCATTTACACGAGTAATGTTCATGATGATCCAAGGGGGAAACCAGATGAAAAATGAGGTTGTAAAGTTATCGCAAAGCACGGCGATTTGGTTAGAGTGTGTTCGTCGGGCTGGAGTTTCTGATGAACAGTTGCTAGCGATTATCCGTACGGGTGATGTGGAGCCGTTGCAGGCTGTAGGTGAGCCATTTTTTAAACCGGATCAATGGTTGAATTATGCTAAAGAGCATGGCGAGAATTTGGAGCAGGCTGTCCGTGAAGGGTATGCGATGACTTTTAATACGATTAACGGCTTGAAAATGTGGCTGCAATTTCGCTTTGGCTTACAGGCGGATCAGCACTTTCAAGTGGGTGAAGGTCGGTTTGATGGATTGCAGCTATCGTCAATGGACGTTGCGGCGCTGCAAGCTGCTTTAGCACCGAACTGGGTGCTAATCGATCATAGTGATGGTCGTGATGTTCACGAGGACGAACACGAGCACGGGCACGAGGAAGTGCGGAGTGTCACGTTGGGTGTGCGTGCGCTGTTAAACGGTTAGTAGAAAGCAGGCAAGTAGGGTAAGCAGTACAAGTAGTGCAAGCAGTGCAAGTAGAGCAAGTAGAGCAAGCAGGACAAGCATGGCATATTGCTGCGCTTGGCCTGCTTTTTTATGTGCAAATGTGTTATTGGTTGGCTCGTAGTGTTGCTAGTCCTTTGTAAATAGCAGCAAGATGTGCGCGGTAATGGTCAAATGAGTTGAAACCGACTACAGTCCAGAGCGGTTGTTGGTCTGAAAATGAATAAGCGTGCGCATCATTCAGTTGTTCATCACTCCACGTTGCAATGCGGCTGACGACTTGTTCATGGACGGTGTTGAAATGCTGTATGACAGTAGGAAATGGGGTTTCTTTTTGTTGCAAGTACGCTTGTTCGTTTAGTTCATGAATTTGTGCCCAGCTGTATCCTGGCTCAGGTGTAATGGGCACGAGTCCTTGCTCACATTCCTCTACCCAGCGTAGTAGACGTTCGTTCCATGCGGTGAGGTGGGCAAGGATGTCTTTTACTGACCATGGGCCTTGAACACCGGGCTGAATAGCTTGTTCTAGTGAGAGTTCTTGCAATAGGTTGGTTAGCTTGTCGTACTGGACGGCGATAAGTTGGAGCAGTTGCTGTTGCGACATTCGGACTTGTTCAGTCGCTTGGGATACTGTGATGGCATATCCATCAGGTGTTAGTAGTGAAAATTGTAGTGTTTGGTAAGGCGTGAGCATCAAGTCACTTCGCTGCTGACCTTGCTCTGTTACATGTTGATACGATTGTAAGACGTTGTCGGTACATAGGGTTAGGCTGATCTGCTCGTTGATCGGTCCATGTTCCATGTTAACTTGTGGTTCAGATGTTCTTGCGGTTTTTTTGGAGATGGCAAGTTCTATTGGGCTTGTCTCATTGGCGCGTAGTAGGGCCCAAATCATTTCGCCTTCAGGGGCATAGTGATCAACGAGCTGGAAGTGAAATAAGGTACGATAAAAGTCGACGGTGTGCTGTACGTCTGTAGCACCTAATTGCATGAGTAAATGATGAATGCTTGCGCTTGCTGTTGCTTGACGGTGTGCATTTGTGATGGGTTCCATAGTTGTTCCTCCTCGTTCATCTTGTAGGGTAATAACAAAGTTACAACCACAGTGTAACGGGTCAATTATGACAACGTTATGTCAAGTTCAAATTCAAGTTCAAATTCAGGTTAAAAGTCAATTTCGAAATCAGACATAAATGGAAGTTAAGTCGGGCATAAGTGAAAGTTAAGAGTAAACGTTAAAGGTTATGTCTGCGCGAAGTGAATCACTTCTTGCGCTAATGGATATGCATCCCGACCTGCGCCGCATAATAATGCAGAGCTGCGGGATCGTTGCCATGGCATGCCGATGACGTATAATCCGGGAACTGGCGTGGAATGTCCAAAATAAATGATTTGGCCACGTTCGTTCAATAAACCGGGAAGGTGCAACCAACGGTTATCATTGTTGAAGCCTGTTGCCCAGATGATCGCGTTCGGGGCAAACGTCGAACCGTCTTGGAAGCAAATCGATGCAGAAGCACTGTCCCAACTAGTGGCCGCAGGCTGCATCGTTATTTGTCCAGTGCGTAGAGCTGCTGCTAGCTCATTGCCAAAAACAGGGTCGCCAAGTCGCCTTATCAGCTTGGCCCTTCGGGAGTGGGATGGTGCATGCAGCAGACCGAGCTTGTCCATCCATTCAAAGGTACTTCGTCCCAATAGGCTTAGCTTCATATGACGGAGTGGATGCCGCACGGATAACGAGACGTGAGATGTGCGGGCTAGCTCGACGGCGATTTGTGCGCCGGAGTTACCGCCACCCACGACGAGTACATTGTGCTGCGTTGATAGGGTAGGTAGTTGTGTTGGGCTGCGATATTGACTGGAGTGCAGTTGAATAACGTTGGTGTCTATGTTAGCAGCCCAAGCTGGTATGTATGGTGTCTGGAATGGACCAGAAGCCAAGACGAGCTGTTTGCAATACAATGATATGTGTTGCTCAAGTTGACTATGGTGATCGTGTTGAATGCTATGAAGGTTAGGTGATTGGCGTATAGCAACTTTGAAATGATTTTTTTGAGCTTCCCAAGTCACTTGAACGACTTCGCTGCTCGTAAGAACAGGTAGTTGTGCTTGTCGGGCATAGTCCTCTAAATATTGAGCAACCTCATCTTTTGTCGGAAATCCTGTCGGATCGCCGTCCATGGACACTCCCGGTAGTTGACTGTATGTGCGAGGAGTAAACAAGACGAGTGAGTCGTAGCGTTCACGCCAGTTGTCGCCGATACGATGATGCCGCTCGACGATAAGGAATGTTAATTGAGGCTGCAAGGAGCGTAAGTGCCAGCCTAAGGAAAGTCCGGCTTGACCGCCGCCAATAATGATGACATCAAGGGTTTGATCGGTGTTCATCGCTTATTACCGTCCTTTTTCTAAGATGTGGAATGAGAGTATTATAACATTCAAATATCTGTTTGAATATAACTTTTCACATATGGATAAGATGGTGAGAAAGCAGTTTTTCATATGGTTTTGTGATACAATAACAATTACGTGATTTTGTTATTGAGAGGGCTAAAATATATGAGCAAATCGTTATCCGAGCAATTAAAACAAGAGGTAGAAAAACGTCGTACGTTCGCGATTATTTCCCACCCGGATGCAGGTAAAACGACGCTAACAGAGAAGCTTTTGCTTTTCGGGGGCGCGATTCGTCTTGCAGGAACGGTTAAAGCACGCAAAGCGAGCAAGCATGCGACGAGTGACTGGATGGAAATTGAGAAGCAACGTGGTATCTCTGTAACGTCTTCGGTTATGCAGTTTGATTATAACGGGCATCGGATTAATATTTTGGATACACCGGGCCACCAAGACTTCAGTGAAGATACGTATCGCACGTTGACGGCAGCGGACAGCGCCGTGATGTTGATTGACGTTGCTAAGGGTGTCGAGGCGCAGACGATTAAGTTGTTCCAAGTGTGCGCGAAGCGCGGCATTCCGATCTTTACGTTTATTAACAAGCTCGACCGTGAAGGTCGTAGTCCGTTTGAGTTGATGGAAGAGCTGGAGCAAGTACTCGGTATTCGTTCCGTGCCTATGAACTGGCCGATCGGTATGGGCCGTGACTTGTGTGGTGTGTACGATCGCATGAAAAACCAAGTCGAGTTGTTCCAAGGCGATGATCATTCGACGATTCAAGTACAAAAGGTTGAAGATTATCGTGATTCGGTTATTCGCGAGATGGCGGGCGAATATTTGCATGATCAGTTGTGTGAAGAGCTGGAGCTGCTTGACGTAGCGGGCGATGAGTTCGATTATGAAAAAGTTATGCGCGGTGAGCTGACGCCTGTGTTCTTCGGCAGTGCGATCAACAACTTTGGTTTGCAGACGTTCTTGGAGAACTTCTTGCAGCTGGCGCCGAAACCAGCACCTCGTCAATCGACAGAAGGTCAAATTAATCCGACAGATGAGAAGTTCACAGGTTATGTGTTTAAAATCCAAGCGAATATGAACCCAGCGCACCGCGACCGGATTGCGTTCTTGCGTATTTGTTCGGGTAAATTCGAGCGCGGTATGAGCGTGAAGCACGTGCGTGTCGG harbors:
- a CDS encoding ClbS/DfsB family four-helix bundle protein, producing MEPITNAHRQATASASIHHLLMQLGATDVQHTVDFYRTLFHFQLVDHYAPEGEMIWALLRANETSPIELAISKKTARTSEPQVNMEHGPINEQISLTLCTDNVLQSYQHVTEQGQQRSDLMLTPYQTLQFSLLTPDGYAITVSQATEQVRMSQQQLLQLIAVQYDKLTNLLQELSLEQAIQPGVQGPWSVKDILAHLTAWNERLLRWVEECEQGLVPITPEPGYSWAQIHELNEQAYLQQKETPFPTVIQHFNTVHEQVVSRIATWSDEQLNDAHAYSFSDQQPLWTVVGFNSFDHYRAHLAAIYKGLATLRANQ
- a CDS encoding flavin-containing monooxygenase codes for the protein MNTDQTLDVIIIGGGQAGLSLGWHLRSLQPQLTFLIVERHHRIGDNWRERYDSLVLFTPRTYSQLPGVSMDGDPTGFPTKDEVAQYLEDYARQAQLPVLTSSEVVQVTWEAQKNHFKVAIRQSPNLHSIQHDHHSQLEQHISLYCKQLVLASGPFQTPYIPAWAANIDTNVIQLHSSQYRSPTQLPTLSTQHNVLVVGGGNSGAQIAVELARTSHVSLSVRHPLRHMKLSLLGRSTFEWMDKLGLLHAPSHSRRAKLIRRLGDPVFGNELAAALRTGQITMQPAATSWDSASASICFQDGSTFAPNAIIWATGFNNDNRWLHLPGLLNERGQIIYFGHSTPVPGLYVIGMPWQRSRSSALLCGAGRDAYPLAQEVIHFAQT
- a CDS encoding peptide chain release factor 3 codes for the protein MSKSLSEQLKQEVEKRRTFAIISHPDAGKTTLTEKLLLFGGAIRLAGTVKARKASKHATSDWMEIEKQRGISVTSSVMQFDYNGHRINILDTPGHQDFSEDTYRTLTAADSAVMLIDVAKGVEAQTIKLFQVCAKRGIPIFTFINKLDREGRSPFELMEELEQVLGIRSVPMNWPIGMGRDLCGVYDRMKNQVELFQGDDHSTIQVQKVEDYRDSVIREMAGEYLHDQLCEELELLDVAGDEFDYEKVMRGELTPVFFGSAINNFGLQTFLENFLQLAPKPAPRQSTEGQINPTDEKFTGYVFKIQANMNPAHRDRIAFLRICSGKFERGMSVKHVRVGKDIKLAQPQQFLAQDRDIVNEAFPGDIIGLFDPGIFRIGDSLSQGAAVTFDELPTFSPEIFARVTVKNALKHKQYQKGVDQLTEEGTIQVFHNAGVFDETILGVVGQLQFEVFEYRMRAEYGVEVQLQRLQFQFARWIIADKLDPTKFRINSQLVKDKNDNFVVLFENEYAMRTMMEKMPDAKFLEMAP